A genome region from Hymenobacter tibetensis includes the following:
- a CDS encoding MBL fold metallo-hydrolase, whose amino-acid sequence MQVQLIRHATLLLKVAGKTILVDPMLAPRFQYDPVLMSAGNDQRIPLVDLPFGSEELPQLLASLDAVLLTHTHPDHWDATTLELLAKHLPILAQPADTEMLRAQGFTNVQPIENQLDWKGIRLYRTSGQHGTGEIGQQMGTVSGFVVEAEQARLYIAGDTIWCEEVSAALDQYQPNAIVLNAGAAQFLVGDPITMTAAEVVKVAQYAPQATVYAIHTETVNHCTEDRAAIQKLLEQNDLTNRVHVPADGEWITI is encoded by the coding sequence ATGCAAGTTCAATTAATTCGTCATGCCACGCTGCTGCTGAAGGTGGCCGGCAAAACCATCCTGGTAGATCCTATGCTGGCGCCCCGCTTCCAGTACGACCCAGTGCTCATGTCCGCCGGCAACGACCAGCGCATCCCGCTGGTAGACCTGCCTTTCGGCTCCGAAGAGCTACCCCAGCTGCTGGCCTCACTCGATGCCGTGTTGCTTACCCACACGCACCCCGACCACTGGGACGCCACCACGCTAGAACTTCTCGCCAAACACCTGCCCATCCTGGCGCAGCCCGCTGATACGGAAATGCTCCGAGCCCAAGGTTTTACGAACGTGCAGCCAATTGAAAACCAACTTGATTGGAAGGGCATCCGACTATACCGCACCAGTGGCCAGCACGGCACCGGCGAAATCGGGCAGCAGATGGGTACCGTTTCAGGCTTTGTGGTAGAGGCCGAGCAAGCGCGCCTCTATATTGCCGGCGACACCATCTGGTGCGAAGAGGTAAGCGCAGCCCTCGATCAGTACCAGCCCAATGCCATCGTGCTGAATGCCGGTGCGGCCCAGTTCCTAGTAGGCGACCCCATTACGATGACAGCCGCAGAAGTAGTGAAAGTGGCCCAGTATGCGCCGCAAGCCACGGTGTACGCCATCCATACCGAAACCGTCAACCACTGTACTGAAGACCGGGCCGCCATCCAAAAACTACTAGAGCAAAACGACCTAACGAACCGAGTACACGTGCCAGCTGATGGCGAATGGATAACGATTTAG
- a CDS encoding winged helix-turn-helix transcriptional regulator — MRHTYHDIECCAAKVALDQISGKWKPIILFHLSSGPLRFTELWREIPRVSKKVLLEHLRQLEAATLVERTVHNSFPPEVTYHLSSKGQELAPILQQLEQWALTHIEGVVQIS; from the coding sequence ATGCGCCATACTTACCACGACATCGAATGCTGCGCCGCCAAAGTAGCGCTCGACCAGATTTCCGGCAAATGGAAGCCGATTATCCTCTTTCACTTGTCGTCGGGCCCGCTACGGTTCACCGAGTTGTGGCGCGAGATTCCGCGCGTGTCGAAGAAGGTACTGCTAGAACACTTGCGCCAGTTGGAGGCGGCCACCTTGGTGGAGCGTACCGTACACAATAGCTTTCCGCCCGAAGTCACCTACCACCTTTCCAGCAAAGGCCAAGAGCTAGCCCCCATTCTACAGCAACTAGAGCAATGGGCGCTAACCCACATAGAAGGCGTAGTACAGATTTCCTGA